One stretch of Aquimarina sp. Aq107 DNA includes these proteins:
- a CDS encoding response regulator, translating to MNNPIDCVLLIDDDKPTNFFNSKILSRHDSFNSIKVRQSGKAALQYLVDVDKGIELKPNLIFLDLNMPAMNGWEFLVEYSKLDQKVTEDIKIIILTTSSDIKDLEKSKENYFVKDLVNKPLSFPTLNNVVKKHFFKPHLYENNKKSTFSR from the coding sequence ATGAATAATCCAATTGATTGTGTTTTATTGATTGATGATGATAAACCTACCAATTTCTTCAATAGTAAAATCTTATCAAGACACGATAGTTTCAATTCAATAAAGGTTCGACAAAGCGGGAAGGCAGCTTTACAGTACTTAGTCGACGTAGATAAAGGAATCGAATTGAAACCAAACCTAATCTTTTTAGATCTTAACATGCCCGCTATGAATGGTTGGGAGTTTTTGGTAGAATATTCCAAATTGGACCAAAAAGTTACAGAGGACATTAAAATTATAATACTAACCACTTCTTCTGATATCAAAGATCTAGAAAAATCTAAAGAAAATTATTTTGTAAAAGATCTTGTTAATAAACCATTATCATTCCCAACATTAAATAACGTAGTTAAAAAACATTTTTTTAAACCCCACTTATATGAAAACAATAAAAAAAGCACTTTTAGTAGATGA
- a CDS encoding response regulator, producing the protein MKTIKKALLVDDSDATIFFNKIVLSKTGYVDEVLVAKDGLEALQIIKSGVVPEIIFLDINMPVMNGWEFLSEFSKLESTLKDSTIILMIGAELTKEDKELAESIDQIKEFSGKMLSRVFVDTIITKFFDKKLTLVG; encoded by the coding sequence ATGAAAACAATAAAAAAAGCACTTTTAGTAGATGATAGTGATGCGACTATTTTTTTTAATAAGATCGTTCTTTCAAAAACTGGATATGTTGATGAGGTATTAGTTGCTAAGGATGGTTTAGAAGCTTTACAGATTATAAAATCAGGAGTAGTTCCAGAAATTATCTTTTTAGATATTAATATGCCAGTGATGAATGGATGGGAATTTTTATCGGAATTCAGTAAGTTAGAAAGCACTTTAAAAGATAGTACTATTATTTTAATGATAGGTGCAGAATTAACCAAAGAAGATAAGGAATTGGCTGAGTCTATAGATCAAATTAAGGAGTTTAGTGGTAAAATGTTATCAAGAGTTTTTGTTGATACTATTATAACTAAGTTTTTTGATAAAAAGTTAACCCTTGTAGGATAA
- a CDS encoding TonB-dependent receptor: MVRLQTISCIASIFFFCQITLSQSRAVISGNVSDQFGNLPGARVSIEGTSQTTTTDVNGNYTFDVEEGEYILTAGFVMYNSVSKSTTVKVGETAQLDFVLETGFSIDQPISVGSRAKPRSLLKTTAPVDIISPQEITNSSQIELSHILHYLVPSFHSTNQTISDGTDHIDPATLRGLGPDQILVLVNGKRRHNSSLLNVNGTVGRGTVGTDFNAIPIASIERIEILRDGATSQYGSDAIAGVINIILKKQTEVINIDNRVGITTEGDGFTTYSAANFGLKIGKEGYINVTAEYRDRESVNRAGDYTGTVYTDDAVEDQRLIQENNFFGQTGYSGNRVMEIGSAETQNLTLAFNGEIKMSDKATFYLQGGRNYREGKAAGFYRFPKDQDRVVPELFSNGFSPEILTDIQDDVVAGGIRGVKNGWNVDFSHSIGINSLDYTVNNSNNASLGVASPRTFYAGGFEYQQNTTNLDISKAFDWLKGVNIAFGAELRVENYQIIAGEEASYVNGGSTYFDEFGNELPRAAGAQVFPGFQPENELNRFRTNSSAYFDVETNISEKLLIKAAARYEAYNDFGGQAIWKLSSRYRINDNVSVRAGFSTGFRAPSLHQVFFQNISTQFVNGESIQVGTFNNESAVATEAFQIDKLKPELSKHFSAGISGKLNDNFTYTFDYYLINIDDRIVLSGRFAEGYEAILEPFGVGAAQFFTNAIDSKTSGGDVAIHYKTDLGNGKLGASLGGNITSTKVKGDIKVSPSLVGQEDVLFNREEIARVEYAQPNYKVNSLLSYEFGKFRLQMVNTLFGEVKFVHPDDGDQANWLLNDFTGNVESRDQTFSPKLTTDLAVSYQINDYIKCTLGGNNIFNMYPDRHKHSANTNNGNFIYSRRVQQFGVNGANYYLRVLLKL, from the coding sequence ATGGTTAGATTACAGACTATATCCTGTATCGCCTCAATATTCTTTTTTTGTCAAATAACTTTATCACAATCTAGAGCAGTAATCTCGGGTAATGTTTCTGATCAATTTGGAAATTTGCCAGGAGCACGAGTTAGTATAGAAGGTACTAGCCAGACTACGACAACAGATGTAAATGGGAATTATACTTTTGATGTAGAAGAAGGAGAATATATACTCACAGCTGGATTTGTGATGTATAATTCGGTTTCTAAATCCACAACTGTAAAAGTAGGAGAAACGGCTCAATTAGATTTTGTATTAGAAACAGGATTCTCTATTGATCAGCCAATTTCGGTAGGTTCCAGAGCAAAACCGAGATCTTTATTAAAAACTACGGCTCCAGTTGATATTATTTCTCCGCAGGAGATTACTAATTCTTCGCAGATTGAGTTAAGTCATATTTTACATTATTTAGTTCCATCTTTTCATTCTACTAATCAAACAATATCGGATGGTACAGATCATATTGATCCAGCAACTTTACGAGGTTTAGGGCCAGATCAAATCTTGGTATTGGTCAATGGAAAGCGTAGGCATAACAGTTCTTTATTAAATGTAAATGGTACTGTTGGTAGAGGTACTGTAGGGACAGACTTTAATGCTATCCCAATAGCCTCTATAGAACGAATAGAAATATTACGTGATGGTGCAACTTCTCAATATGGATCGGATGCAATTGCTGGTGTTATAAATATTATTCTAAAGAAACAAACAGAAGTCATTAATATCGATAATAGAGTTGGTATAACAACCGAAGGAGATGGATTTACTACATATTCTGCGGCTAATTTTGGATTAAAAATTGGAAAAGAAGGATATATTAATGTTACAGCAGAATATAGAGATAGAGAATCGGTAAATAGAGCGGGAGATTATACCGGTACTGTTTATACCGATGATGCAGTAGAGGATCAGAGGCTTATTCAAGAAAATAATTTTTTTGGTCAAACTGGGTATTCCGGAAACAGAGTGATGGAAATAGGAAGTGCAGAAACGCAAAATCTAACGTTGGCATTTAATGGAGAAATTAAGATGTCTGATAAAGCTACTTTTTATTTACAAGGTGGGAGAAATTATCGAGAAGGTAAAGCAGCAGGGTTTTATCGTTTTCCTAAAGATCAAGATAGGGTAGTTCCAGAATTATTTTCCAATGGTTTTTCGCCAGAGATACTAACAGATATTCAGGACGATGTAGTTGCTGGGGGAATTCGAGGAGTAAAGAATGGATGGAATGTAGATTTTAGTCACTCTATCGGTATCAATAGTTTGGATTATACAGTGAATAATTCTAATAACGCTTCATTAGGTGTAGCTTCGCCAAGAACTTTTTATGCAGGAGGATTTGAGTACCAACAAAATACTACAAACTTAGATATTTCTAAAGCCTTTGATTGGTTAAAAGGCGTTAACATAGCATTCGGAGCAGAATTACGAGTAGAGAATTATCAGATCATTGCTGGTGAAGAGGCATCATATGTTAATGGAGGTAGTACGTATTTTGATGAATTTGGCAATGAACTTCCAAGAGCAGCTGGAGCCCAAGTTTTTCCTGGTTTTCAGCCGGAGAATGAATTAAATCGCTTTAGAACAAATAGTTCTGCATACTTTGATGTAGAGACTAATATCTCAGAAAAATTATTGATAAAAGCAGCTGCAAGGTATGAAGCTTATAATGATTTTGGGGGACAAGCTATCTGGAAACTGTCTAGTAGATATAGGATTAATGATAATGTAAGTGTTAGAGCAGGATTTTCTACAGGTTTTAGAGCACCATCGTTACATCAAGTGTTTTTCCAGAATATTAGTACACAGTTCGTTAATGGCGAAAGTATTCAAGTAGGAACGTTTAATAATGAAAGTGCAGTAGCTACAGAAGCATTTCAGATCGATAAGTTAAAACCAGAGTTGTCAAAACATTTTAGCGCGGGAATCAGTGGGAAATTAAATGACAATTTCACTTATACCTTTGATTATTATTTAATTAATATTGATGATAGAATTGTACTTTCAGGTAGATTTGCCGAAGGGTATGAAGCAATTCTAGAACCTTTTGGAGTTGGCGCAGCTCAATTTTTTACCAATGCAATTGATTCTAAAACATCAGGAGGAGATGTTGCAATACACTATAAAACAGATCTTGGGAACGGAAAATTAGGAGCTTCTTTAGGCGGTAATATAACAAGTACTAAAGTCAAGGGAGATATAAAAGTATCTCCTTCTCTTGTGGGACAAGAAGATGTTTTGTTTAATAGAGAAGAAATAGCGAGGGTAGAGTATGCACAGCCTAATTACAAAGTAAATTCTCTGTTATCGTATGAGTTTGGTAAGTTTAGGTTGCAAATGGTCAATACACTCTTTGGAGAAGTAAAGTTTGTACATCCAGATGATGGAGATCAAGCCAATTGGCTGCTAAATGATTTTACAGGTAATGTAGAATCTCGGGATCAAACATTTTCTCCAAAATTAACAACAGATCTTGCAGTTTCATATCAGATTAATGATTATATAAAATGTACTTTAGGAGGAAATAATATTTTTAACATGTATCCAGATAGGCACAAACACTCGGCGAATACTAACAACGGTAATTTTATTTACAGTAGAAGAGTACAACAATTCGGAGTTAATGGCGCTAATTACTATCTTCGGGTATTGTTAAAGTTATGA
- a CDS encoding response regulator, whose amino-acid sequence MDKLKKILLVDDSKATNFFNKTIILKTNCVEEVVLATNGENALQSIQTVAIPEIIFLDLNMPIMNGWEFLEQYDKLSDSCKNTIIVVLLGAKLNEEQERKLKSFPQVMEFRDKMLTKEIVLEIVSKYFKNAIN is encoded by the coding sequence ATGGATAAGTTAAAAAAGATTCTTTTAGTTGATGATAGTAAAGCAACCAATTTCTTTAATAAAACAATAATTTTAAAAACAAATTGTGTTGAAGAAGTTGTTTTAGCTACTAATGGTGAGAACGCATTGCAGAGTATTCAGACAGTTGCTATTCCCGAAATTATCTTCTTGGATTTGAATATGCCTATAATGAACGGGTGGGAGTTTCTAGAGCAATATGATAAATTATCAGATTCTTGTAAGAACACAATAATAGTAGTATTGTTGGGAGCCAAATTAAATGAGGAGCAAGAAAGAAAACTAAAATCTTTTCCGCAGGTTATGGAGTTCAGAGATAAGATGTTAACCAAGGAAATTGTTTTAGAAATTGTTTCTAAGTATTTCAAGAATGCTATAAATTAA
- a CDS encoding response regulator, which produces MGKSVTCVLLIDDDKATNFFNERVVTKHNSFDNVNTVQSGKAALEYLSKVENKEVIKPDLIFLDINMPAMNGWEFLIEFAKLNKTITEGIKVILLSTSSNPDDVNESIKNHSVDDFINKPLSLDLLDNVIQKHFSKCVVKS; this is translated from the coding sequence ATGGGGAAATCAGTCACTTGTGTGCTTTTAATCGATGATGATAAGGCCACAAATTTCTTTAATGAGAGGGTAGTTACAAAACATAATAGTTTTGATAATGTAAATACTGTGCAGAGTGGGAAAGCTGCATTAGAATACCTTTCTAAAGTAGAAAATAAAGAAGTAATAAAACCTGATCTTATTTTTTTAGATATCAATATGCCAGCCATGAATGGATGGGAGTTTTTGATAGAGTTTGCAAAACTGAACAAAACTATTACCGAAGGAATTAAAGTAATTTTATTATCAACATCTTCTAACCCTGATGATGTTAATGAATCGATAAAGAATCATTCAGTAGATGATTTTATTAATAAACCATTATCGTTAGATTTATTGGATAATGTAATACAAAAACATTTTTCTAAATGTGTGGTAAAAAGTTAA